Proteins from one Microbacterium sp. Root553 genomic window:
- a CDS encoding DUF4350 domain-containing protein, translating into MSVIDHSVVTERDASGPEVADSSTAEQPHRRRRLKSLIGWLIVAALVLGGVFVAIQVGVRMPDQRGALDPESVGDSGAMALAQILEQQGVEVSVFRSRTEARAALDADTTLVMANPYTLSDEGIADLVEPAGRVVFLSSSTHLLNLFELGANATPDSAPVAAGCDAAEFADVGTIRPDRLFTPADGVEGCFGTDASAVLIDDDADATRILVEGARLFSNAYLADDGNAALGVALLGQTDRVVWYVPSFGDTDIEGETPDTLGSLTPGWVTPAILLLMIAGLAAALWRGQRFGPLVSETLPVTVRASETMHGRARLTAKAGDAVHASEAIRDGSRRRLARRLGLAVTATPEEIADAASDRLRIPRGSLHELLAGPLPADDPTLIDLARRLGELEQAVDASTLIERRDE; encoded by the coding sequence ATGAGCGTGATCGACCACAGCGTGGTCACCGAGCGGGATGCGAGCGGCCCGGAGGTCGCCGATTCGTCGACGGCCGAGCAGCCGCACCGCCGCCGACGCCTGAAATCGCTGATCGGATGGCTGATCGTCGCCGCCCTCGTCCTCGGCGGCGTCTTCGTCGCGATCCAGGTGGGCGTCCGGATGCCGGACCAGCGCGGCGCCCTCGACCCCGAGAGCGTGGGAGACTCGGGCGCCATGGCCCTCGCGCAGATCCTCGAGCAGCAGGGTGTGGAGGTGTCGGTCTTCCGCTCGAGGACCGAGGCACGTGCCGCGCTCGACGCCGACACCACTCTGGTGATGGCCAATCCGTACACGCTGAGCGACGAGGGGATCGCCGACCTCGTCGAGCCCGCAGGCCGCGTGGTCTTCCTCTCCAGCAGCACGCACCTGCTGAACCTGTTCGAACTCGGAGCGAACGCCACTCCCGACTCCGCGCCCGTGGCGGCGGGGTGCGATGCCGCCGAGTTCGCGGATGTCGGCACGATCCGCCCCGATCGGCTGTTCACCCCCGCCGACGGTGTCGAAGGGTGCTTCGGAACCGACGCGTCCGCTGTGCTCATCGACGACGATGCCGACGCGACGCGGATCCTCGTCGAGGGCGCCCGACTGTTCAGCAACGCCTATCTCGCCGACGACGGCAACGCCGCCCTCGGCGTCGCTCTTCTGGGACAGACCGATCGTGTCGTCTGGTACGTGCCGAGCTTCGGCGACACGGACATCGAGGGCGAGACGCCCGACACGCTCGGCTCGCTCACGCCGGGATGGGTGACGCCCGCCATCCTCCTGCTGATGATCGCCGGCCTCGCCGCCGCACTGTGGCGCGGCCAGCGCTTCGGTCCGCTCGTGTCGGAGACGCTGCCGGTCACGGTGCGCGCCTCCGAGACGATGCACGGGCGCGCGCGGCTGACCGCGAAGGCGGGCGACGCCGTGCACGCCTCCGAGGCGATCCGCGACGGCAGCAGGCGCCGGCTCGCACGACGACTCGGGCTGGCCGTGACCGCGACGCCCGAGGAGATCGCCGACGCGGCATCCGACCGACTCCGCATCCCGCGCGGCTCGCTGCACGAGCTGCTCGCGGGTCCGCTGCCCGCCGACGATCCCACCCTGATCGACCTGGCTCGGCGCCTGGGCGAGCTGGAGCAGGCCGTCGACGCCTCCACCCTCATCGAGCGGAGGGACGAGTGA
- a CDS encoding DUF58 domain-containing protein produces MFVTGRLALAVAVGIVPVVLAGLAGYPAYAALGIWVGLCILLLVVDVLTAPSPRTVVVTRRVPTRTRLGEPVPVSVALQNLGSRTLHALIRDAWQPTAGADEGRQRLIVPPGERRRVAIPLLPRRRGELSSEFVMIRSQGPLGLAGRQARHRVRGTIRVLPAFTSRKHLPSRLARLRELDGNTSIQVRGQGTEFDSLREYVRGDDVRSIDWRATARAGTTMLRTWRPERDRHVVIIIDTGRTAAARVGDGTRVDAALEASLLLAALAARAGDHVHLLMYDRVVRARVTGVDGSALLPALTDAMAPVHARLVDTDWPGAFAAVRTLTTRPALIVVLTAQDAAESARGFLGAFPDATRATSILVGSVTDDGIADLAQRRGSREEIYLAAAAERTMRDAENVADAVRRAGGEAIAADPETLPPRIADRYLELKAAGRL; encoded by the coding sequence GTGTTCGTCACCGGTCGTCTCGCGCTCGCCGTCGCCGTCGGCATCGTTCCCGTCGTGCTCGCCGGGCTCGCGGGCTATCCCGCATACGCCGCTCTCGGCATCTGGGTGGGGCTGTGCATCCTGCTGCTGGTCGTGGACGTGCTCACAGCGCCCAGCCCGCGCACGGTCGTCGTGACCAGACGCGTACCGACGCGTACGCGACTCGGCGAGCCGGTGCCGGTGAGCGTCGCGCTGCAGAACCTCGGCTCTCGCACCCTGCATGCACTGATCCGCGACGCGTGGCAGCCCACGGCCGGCGCAGACGAGGGCCGACAGCGGCTCATCGTGCCGCCGGGGGAACGACGTCGCGTCGCGATCCCGCTCCTCCCCCGCCGTCGTGGCGAGCTGTCCAGCGAGTTCGTGATGATCCGCTCGCAGGGACCGCTCGGGCTCGCCGGCCGACAGGCCCGCCACCGAGTGCGCGGCACGATCCGGGTGCTGCCGGCCTTCACCTCGCGCAAGCACCTGCCGTCGCGTCTGGCCCGTCTGCGCGAGCTCGACGGCAACACGAGCATCCAGGTGCGCGGCCAGGGCACGGAGTTCGATTCGCTGCGCGAGTACGTGCGCGGCGACGACGTGCGCTCGATCGACTGGCGAGCGACCGCACGGGCCGGGACCACGATGCTGCGCACCTGGCGTCCTGAGCGCGACCGACACGTGGTGATCATCATCGACACCGGGCGCACGGCCGCGGCCCGCGTGGGCGACGGGACGAGGGTGGACGCGGCACTGGAGGCGTCGTTGCTGCTCGCGGCCCTCGCGGCACGTGCCGGTGACCACGTGCACCTGCTGATGTACGACCGTGTGGTCCGCGCGCGCGTCACCGGCGTCGACGGCTCGGCGCTGCTTCCCGCACTCACCGACGCCATGGCGCCCGTGCACGCGCGTCTGGTCGACACCGACTGGCCCGGCGCGTTCGCGGCCGTGCGCACTCTCACCACCCGCCCCGCGCTGATCGTCGTACTCACCGCACAGGACGCCGCGGAGTCGGCACGCGGGTTCCTCGGGGCCTTCCCCGATGCCACGAGGGCCACCTCCATCCTCGTCGGATCCGTGACGGACGACGGCATCGCCGACCTCGCGCAGAGACGCGGCTCCCGTGAGGAGATCTACCTCGCGGCCGCGGCCGAGCGCACGATGCGCGATGCCGAGAACGTGGCGGATGCCGTGCGTCGCGCCGGTGGCGAGGCGATCGCCGCCGACCCCGAGACCCTGCCTCCGAGGATCGCCGACCGCTACCTGGAGCTCAAGGCCGCCGGGCGTCTGTGA
- a CDS encoding RDD family protein translates to MSAPLDASDEVLSGEAVAIDVQPVGFVLRAAGAIIDLLLGLGVFLLTVFLRIWLLNLGLLDEATDRIATVVSIVISFVVLPIAMEVALKGRSLGKLAVGGRIVRIDGGATGFRHAFIRALLGVLEIYLTLGSVAVLAGAFSARSQRLGDMVAGTYSQRVRTPTLVASVPVLPPMLAGWAQIADVARLPDRLARRISQFLQSAPRMVPAARARVAQDLLTEAAPFVSPLPPEAPEIVLVGITVLRREREGRALQNADRRAEKLTGRRVGV, encoded by the coding sequence ATGTCTGCCCCGCTCGATGCCTCCGACGAGGTGCTCTCCGGCGAAGCCGTCGCGATCGACGTGCAGCCGGTGGGCTTCGTCCTGAGGGCGGCCGGAGCGATCATCGACCTGCTCCTCGGACTCGGAGTCTTTCTCCTGACCGTGTTCCTGCGGATCTGGCTGCTCAATCTGGGGCTGCTGGACGAGGCGACGGATCGCATCGCGACGGTCGTGTCGATCGTGATCAGCTTCGTCGTCCTGCCGATCGCCATGGAGGTCGCCCTCAAGGGCCGCAGCCTCGGCAAGCTCGCCGTGGGCGGGCGGATCGTGCGCATCGACGGCGGGGCGACCGGGTTCCGCCACGCGTTCATCCGTGCGCTCCTCGGCGTGCTGGAGATCTATCTGACCCTGGGAAGCGTCGCCGTCCTGGCGGGGGCGTTCAGCGCTCGATCGCAGCGGCTGGGCGACATGGTCGCGGGCACGTACAGCCAGCGGGTGCGCACGCCCACACTCGTCGCGAGCGTTCCCGTACTGCCGCCGATGCTGGCAGGGTGGGCGCAGATCGCCGACGTGGCGAGGCTCCCCGACCGGCTCGCCCGGCGCATCTCGCAGTTCCTGCAGAGCGCACCCCGCATGGTCCCCGCGGCCCGCGCACGCGTCGCGCAGGACCTGCTCACCGAGGCCGCACCGTTCGTCTCCCCCCTGCCCCCGGAGGCGCCGGAGATCGTGCTGGTCGGGATCACGGTCCTCCGCAGGGAGCGCGAGGGCCGCGCCCTGCAGAACGCCGACCGTCGAGCAGAGAAGCTCACAGGACGGCGCGTGGGCGTCTGA
- a CDS encoding DUF5719 family protein, translating into MSGTRAFRAAATGARLLTGAVVAGACVVAVVLGVTAPWPSVQHEPASAEVTPLPGDTVLVCNGDFRAIGRDPANPFQMATAGSPALSAAGSSGSAETTPLVADDLAEGGSAQRLVGAVEGRVAPLLAATESISLAAEDLSGLAAAPCRPASQDSWIVGGSVQTGTEDLIVLTNPGVVPSTVTLVAHGSVRASRTVIVPAESQSAVPLTSLAAGSDLPMVHVTATGSPVRAVLQSSLTRTLDPAGVDLQDAVAAPQQHAVLPGVRLFETQGDNGDSTVVRLMSPDADAQAVVTVNALGSAATAGTFDVPLTAGAPTELSLSALAPGEYTVRVDSDTPVLSGVRQQEGGGPQDDFAWVLPAPEIDDEVLAAIPLGPAPRLVLVNTEDVDATVQVEPVAGGEPVEVEVPAGSSSSIEVRPRTVYSLTGSGPIHASVTMTDTGALAVWPLWPAAGTQQSITVYP; encoded by the coding sequence ATGAGCGGTACGCGCGCATTCCGAGCGGCTGCGACCGGTGCCCGCCTGCTGACCGGCGCGGTCGTCGCAGGCGCATGCGTGGTCGCGGTGGTGCTCGGGGTCACCGCGCCCTGGCCGTCGGTTCAGCACGAGCCCGCGAGCGCGGAGGTGACGCCGCTGCCCGGCGACACGGTGCTCGTGTGCAACGGCGATTTCCGGGCCATCGGCCGTGACCCCGCGAACCCCTTCCAGATGGCGACGGCCGGGTCGCCGGCCCTCTCTGCCGCCGGATCCTCGGGGTCGGCCGAGACCACCCCGCTCGTCGCAGACGACCTCGCCGAGGGGGGCTCCGCGCAGCGTCTGGTCGGAGCGGTGGAGGGACGTGTGGCACCGCTGCTGGCCGCCACCGAGTCGATCTCGCTCGCCGCCGAAGATCTCTCGGGCCTGGCCGCCGCGCCCTGCCGTCCCGCGAGCCAGGACTCCTGGATCGTCGGCGGCTCGGTGCAGACGGGCACGGAGGACCTCATCGTGCTCACGAACCCCGGAGTCGTGCCCTCGACCGTCACCCTTGTCGCCCACGGTTCCGTCCGGGCGTCGCGCACCGTGATCGTGCCCGCCGAGTCGCAGTCGGCCGTGCCGCTGACCTCGCTCGCCGCGGGATCCGATCTGCCGATGGTGCATGTCACCGCCACCGGCTCGCCGGTGCGCGCCGTTCTCCAGTCCTCGCTCACCCGCACGCTCGATCCCGCGGGTGTCGACCTGCAGGATGCCGTGGCCGCCCCGCAGCAGCACGCGGTGCTCCCGGGGGTCCGGCTCTTCGAGACCCAGGGCGACAACGGGGACTCGACGGTCGTGCGCCTGATGTCTCCCGACGCCGATGCGCAGGCGGTCGTGACCGTGAATGCTCTCGGGTCCGCGGCGACGGCCGGGACGTTCGACGTACCCCTGACGGCGGGCGCGCCGACCGAACTGTCCCTGTCCGCGTTGGCGCCGGGGGAGTACACGGTGCGGGTCGACTCCGACACCCCGGTGCTCTCCGGGGTCCGCCAGCAGGAGGGCGGTGGCCCGCAGGACGACTTCGCCTGGGTGCTGCCCGCACCGGAGATCGATGACGAGGTGCTCGCGGCCATCCCGCTCGGGCCCGCTCCCCGGCTGGTGCTCGTGAACACCGAGGACGTCGACGCGACGGTGCAGGTCGAACCCGTCGCCGGCGGCGAGCCCGTCGAGGTCGAGGTCCCGGCCGGTTCGTCGTCGTCGATCGAGGTGCGTCCGCGCACGGTGTACTCGCTGACCGGGTCCGGCCCGATCCATGCCTCCGTGACGATGACCGACACCGGTGCGCTCGCGGTCTGGCCGCTGTGGCCGGCGGCCGGCACGCAGCAGAGCATCACCGTCTATCCCTGA
- a CDS encoding metallopeptidase family protein has translation MRPPLAPLDGRIDRFDLTVGTAVEFLRGTWPELQEVRFEIGGMPDFDATDEVPRWHLDHQQQRIVLFRLPIERLLPPGHDDVAHRKMAIESAVFRAAAEYVGREPWDFGGHDH, from the coding sequence GTGCGCCCTCCCCTCGCCCCGCTCGACGGCCGCATCGATCGCTTCGACCTCACGGTCGGCACCGCGGTGGAGTTCCTGCGCGGAACCTGGCCCGAGCTTCAGGAAGTGAGATTCGAGATCGGCGGGATGCCGGACTTCGACGCGACCGACGAGGTGCCCCGCTGGCACCTGGATCATCAGCAGCAGCGGATCGTGCTGTTCCGACTTCCGATCGAACGCCTGCTGCCTCCCGGACACGACGACGTCGCGCACCGCAAGATGGCGATCGAGAGCGCAGTCTTCCGCGCCGCGGCGGAGTACGTGGGCCGCGAACCCTGGGACTTCGGCGGCCACGACCACTGA
- a CDS encoding AAA family ATPase, producing MHRVRIEVDKAVVGQAGTVTGLLVSLLARGHVLLEGVPGVAKTLVVRSFARALGLDTKRVQFTPDLMPGDVTGSLVYDARTGEFDFRAGPVFTNILLADEINRTPPKTQAALLEAMEERQVSADGMSRPLPDPFLVAATQNPIEHEGTYSLPEAQLDRFLMKLVVGMPERDAEVSVLRKHASGFSPRELTGVEATVSADEIRAAQAAAGRVEVTDDVLGYVVDLARATRQSPSVELGASPRASTGLLAAAKAWAWLNASSAVTPDHVQTMLVPVWRHRLQLRPDAQMEGVSADAVLTSVVQQTRVPI from the coding sequence ATGCACCGCGTGCGCATCGAGGTCGACAAGGCCGTGGTCGGCCAGGCGGGCACCGTCACCGGACTGCTGGTCTCGCTGCTCGCTCGCGGTCACGTCCTGCTCGAGGGCGTGCCCGGTGTCGCCAAGACCCTCGTGGTCCGCTCGTTCGCCCGGGCCCTCGGCCTCGACACCAAGCGCGTGCAGTTCACCCCCGACCTCATGCCGGGCGACGTCACCGGCTCGCTCGTGTACGACGCCCGCACCGGCGAGTTCGACTTCCGCGCGGGGCCGGTGTTCACCAACATCCTGCTCGCCGACGAGATCAACCGCACACCCCCGAAGACGCAGGCGGCACTGCTGGAGGCGATGGAGGAGCGGCAGGTCTCGGCTGACGGCATGAGCCGCCCGCTGCCCGATCCCTTCCTCGTCGCCGCGACCCAGAACCCGATCGAGCACGAGGGCACCTACTCCCTGCCCGAGGCGCAGCTGGACCGCTTCCTGATGAAGCTCGTCGTCGGGATGCCGGAGCGCGACGCCGAGGTCTCCGTGCTGCGCAAGCACGCCTCCGGGTTCTCGCCCCGCGAGCTGACGGGTGTCGAGGCCACGGTGTCGGCGGACGAGATCCGTGCCGCCCAGGCCGCCGCGGGCAGGGTCGAGGTGACCGACGATGTGCTCGGATACGTCGTCGACCTCGCCAGAGCCACGCGGCAGTCGCCGTCGGTCGAGCTGGGCGCGAGCCCGCGCGCGTCGACCGGCCTGCTCGCAGCCGCGAAGGCCTGGGCCTGGCTCAACGCCTCGTCGGCGGTCACCCCCGACCACGTGCAGACGATGCTGGTGCCGGTCTGGCGTCATCGACTGCAGCTGCGGCCGGATGCGCAGATGGAGGGCGTGTCGGCGGATGCCGTGCTGACCTCGGTCGTGCAGCAGACGAGGGTGCCGATCTAG
- a CDS encoding glycosyltransferase has product MPARVHAIIVARPGSSARAQLLRTLDALRAQTTPPAAVTLVMCGDAASARESAAVAAAVEGIIEARGTTSFADAVELARPRIAEGSAVWLLAHDTAPHRRALERLVGMLERSPSAAIVAPKLVHTDNDREIVSLGVSMTTLGRSVELAAGELDQGQHDGSDDALGADIRGMLIRGEVRDALRPDAALAGADQGLDLGVRARLGGGRVVLAPAARVSVSPDGPAALPTGRSRRAFVTRLAQLHRRLAYAPAFVVPLHWLALLPLALWRSITHLVGKRPEAVAPEWGAAATAMVRFGAIARSRRRIRSFRTSSWASIAPLRVSGGDLRRRLDDGHGSEGGAVSELRFFSGGGAWAVLAALVVSLATFTTVLAWPVLGGGGLLPLRATVGALWDDAAWGLRGLGADVVGPADPFAAVVAVLGSLWPGAPSFSLVLLWILALPLAVLGGWFAATRVTDRSGLRIFTGVVWALAPTFLTALVDGRPTGVLVHLLLPWLFHAAVVTHRSWGASGAASLLFAAVLACAPSLAPALLFLWVVALGITLASARFRGAVRLLWLPVPAIALFAPLVIWQVRHGTLLAVLADPGSIWAGPQVAADAAGRLALASGFPTGGIAGWTGWLGTDLAPWAGLLLAPLAVLALVSAVAPRWRAGITLLVVALSGLATAFLAVGISVSFAQGTPVAIWPGAGLSVAWIGLTGAAVVTLDTALTAPRVRLVSAAVAGLAIAVCAAPALAATHSDESALRDGPVSTLPAYVAAQAGADRPVGTLVLTPQNDGGLATEVVWGGSETLGAQATILSTATELRGTDLTTLSVDLLSARDFDAAGELGDAGISYVLLSSASDEQSDQARALGTSAESSLDQRAGFVPAGSTDRGVLYRLESEASPRASLSGGEQATSRLVVTLQFVMLFAALLLSVPTRSSRRAARATSRIVGRAPEEPLVLPRHPEDRDDDIPVVPAAVAESVEGRGMPQGAVEADGTAVADRTAVADGTVVADAGPADAAEAEGTGGAPAPEAVSADGESGSDTDEPGSTTHEGERS; this is encoded by the coding sequence ATGCCAGCCCGAGTTCACGCCATCATCGTCGCGCGCCCAGGATCTTCCGCCCGTGCGCAGCTGCTCCGCACGCTCGACGCGCTGCGTGCGCAGACCACACCGCCTGCGGCCGTCACTCTGGTGATGTGCGGTGATGCCGCATCCGCCCGGGAGAGCGCAGCCGTCGCGGCGGCGGTCGAGGGCATCATCGAGGCGCGCGGCACCACCTCCTTCGCGGATGCCGTCGAGCTGGCCCGCCCGCGGATCGCCGAGGGGAGCGCCGTCTGGCTGCTCGCGCACGACACCGCGCCTCACCGTCGCGCCCTGGAGCGACTCGTCGGTATGCTCGAGCGCTCGCCGTCTGCGGCGATCGTCGCCCCGAAGCTCGTGCACACCGACAACGATCGTGAGATCGTCTCGCTCGGCGTCAGCATGACGACGCTCGGACGCTCGGTCGAGCTGGCCGCGGGAGAGCTCGATCAGGGTCAGCACGACGGAAGCGACGACGCCCTCGGAGCCGACATCCGCGGAATGCTGATCCGCGGCGAGGTGCGCGACGCGCTGCGCCCCGATGCCGCACTCGCCGGGGCCGACCAGGGGCTCGACCTCGGCGTTCGCGCACGCCTCGGCGGCGGTCGTGTCGTGCTCGCACCGGCCGCGCGCGTGTCCGTCTCGCCGGATGGTCCCGCCGCGTTGCCGACAGGGCGGAGCAGGCGCGCGTTCGTCACGCGGCTCGCTCAGCTGCACCGCAGACTCGCCTACGCGCCCGCTTTCGTGGTGCCTCTGCACTGGCTCGCGCTGCTGCCGCTCGCTCTCTGGCGATCGATCACCCATCTCGTCGGCAAGCGCCCCGAGGCCGTCGCTCCCGAGTGGGGTGCCGCCGCGACCGCGATGGTCCGGTTCGGTGCGATCGCACGATCGCGCCGGCGGATCCGCTCGTTCCGCACCTCGAGCTGGGCGAGCATCGCCCCCCTGCGGGTCAGTGGAGGCGACCTGCGGCGTCGCCTCGACGACGGGCACGGGAGCGAAGGCGGAGCCGTGAGCGAGCTGCGGTTCTTCTCGGGCGGCGGCGCCTGGGCCGTGCTCGCGGCTCTCGTCGTGAGTCTGGCGACGTTCACCACCGTTCTCGCCTGGCCTGTGCTCGGCGGCGGCGGCCTGCTTCCCCTGCGCGCGACCGTCGGGGCGCTCTGGGACGACGCGGCTTGGGGGCTGCGCGGTCTCGGTGCCGATGTCGTCGGCCCGGCCGATCCGTTCGCCGCGGTCGTCGCCGTCCTGGGGTCGCTGTGGCCGGGAGCGCCGTCGTTCTCGCTCGTGCTGCTGTGGATCCTGGCTCTGCCGCTCGCCGTCCTCGGCGGATGGTTCGCCGCCACCCGCGTCACCGACCGCTCGGGCCTCCGCATCTTCACGGGTGTCGTCTGGGCGCTCGCGCCGACCTTCCTCACGGCCCTGGTCGACGGCCGCCCGACCGGGGTGCTCGTGCATCTGCTTCTGCCCTGGCTCTTCCACGCCGCCGTCGTGACGCATCGCTCCTGGGGGGCGTCGGGCGCGGCATCCCTCCTGTTCGCCGCGGTCCTCGCGTGTGCACCCTCGCTGGCGCCCGCGCTTCTGTTCCTGTGGGTCGTCGCTCTGGGGATCACCCTCGCCTCCGCCCGCTTCCGTGGGGCTGTCCGGCTGCTGTGGCTGCCGGTTCCCGCGATCGCGCTGTTCGCGCCGCTCGTGATCTGGCAGGTGCGGCACGGAACTCTGCTCGCCGTGCTCGCGGACCCCGGATCGATCTGGGCGGGGCCTCAGGTCGCGGCGGACGCCGCCGGTCGCCTCGCACTCGCCTCGGGCTTCCCCACGGGCGGAATCGCCGGATGGACTGGCTGGCTCGGTACGGACCTGGCGCCATGGGCGGGGCTTCTGCTCGCCCCCCTCGCCGTGCTCGCGCTGGTGTCCGCGGTCGCGCCACGGTGGCGCGCGGGCATCACACTGCTCGTCGTCGCCCTGTCGGGTCTCGCCACGGCCTTCCTGGCCGTCGGCATCTCGGTATCGTTCGCGCAGGGTACGCCGGTGGCCATCTGGCCCGGCGCCGGATTGAGCGTCGCCTGGATCGGTCTCACCGGAGCCGCGGTGGTCACCCTCGACACCGCGTTGACCGCGCCACGAGTGCGCCTCGTGAGCGCTGCCGTGGCCGGTCTCGCGATCGCCGTGTGCGCTGCTCCCGCGCTCGCCGCCACCCACTCCGACGAATCCGCACTCCGTGACGGTCCCGTCTCGACGCTCCCCGCCTATGTGGCTGCGCAGGCGGGGGCCGACCGTCCCGTCGGCACCCTCGTCCTCACCCCGCAGAACGACGGCGGGCTCGCGACCGAGGTCGTCTGGGGTGGGAGCGAGACGCTGGGGGCCCAGGCGACGATCCTGTCGACGGCCACGGAGCTGCGCGGCACCGATCTGACCACACTCTCCGTCGATCTCCTCTCGGCCCGGGACTTCGACGCGGCAGGGGAGCTGGGGGATGCCGGCATCTCCTACGTCCTGCTGTCCAGCGCGTCGGACGAGCAGTCCGATCAAGCCCGTGCACTGGGCACATCGGCGGAGAGCTCCCTCGACCAGCGGGCCGGATTCGTGCCGGCCGGGTCCACGGATCGCGGAGTCCTCTACCGTCTCGAGTCCGAGGCATCCCCGCGAGCGTCGCTCTCCGGCGGCGAGCAGGCGACGTCGCGCCTCGTGGTCACGCTGCAGTTCGTGATGCTCTTCGCCGCCCTGCTGCTCTCGGTGCCGACGCGTTCGTCGCGTCGCGCGGCCCGTGCCACCTCGCGCATCGTGGGTCGCGCGCCCGAGGAGCCTCTGGTCCTTCCCCGGCACCCGGAGGATCGGGACGACGACATCCCCGTCGTGCCCGCCGCGGTCGCGGAGTCGGTCGAAGGACGAGGGATGCCGCAGGGCGCCGTCGAGGCAGACGGGACCGCGGTGGCCGATCGGACCGCGGTGGCCGATGGGACCGTGGTGGCCGATGCCGGCCCGGCTGATGCCGCCGAGGCAGAGGGCACGGGCGGTGCCCCGGCACCCGAGGCGGTCTCCGCCGACGGGGAGTCCGGTTCCGATACCGATGAACCCGGTTCGACGACGCATGAGGGAGAGCGGTCATGA
- a CDS encoding DUF3499 family protein, translating into MNGRLCSKVGCAREAVATITYDYGDQMAALGPLGLAGHPHSHDLCAPHADRLSVPSGWIVVRHEALRA; encoded by the coding sequence ATGAACGGACGACTCTGCTCGAAGGTCGGCTGCGCGCGAGAAGCCGTGGCGACGATCACCTACGACTACGGCGACCAGATGGCCGCGCTCGGCCCTCTGGGGCTCGCGGGGCATCCGCACTCGCACGATCTCTGCGCTCCCCATGCCGATCGCCTCTCGGTGCCCTCCGGCTGGATCGTCGTGCGGCACGAGGCTCTGCGGGCCTGA
- a CDS encoding WhiB family transcriptional regulator, with protein MTGYRSDVPENWFVDPINLGVPGVRKPDAEDDSALAWQADALCSQTDPEAFFPEKGGSTRDAKRICTSCDVRGECLEYALNNDERFGIWGGLSERERRKLKRRAS; from the coding sequence ATGACGGGTTACCGTTCAGACGTACCGGAGAACTGGTTCGTCGATCCGATCAACCTCGGTGTCCCCGGGGTCCGGAAGCCAGATGCCGAAGATGACAGCGCCCTGGCCTGGCAGGCAGACGCGCTGTGCTCGCAGACCGATCCCGAGGCGTTCTTCCCCGAGAAGGGCGGCTCGACCCGCGATGCCAAGCGCATCTGCACCTCCTGCGACGTGCGCGGCGAATGCCTCGAGTACGCGCTCAACAACGATGAGCGCTTCGGTATCTGGGGCGGACTCTCCGAGCGCGAGCGCCGCAAGCTGAAGCGCCGCGCCAGCTGA
- a CDS encoding stage II sporulation protein M has protein sequence MDADALTDARRAEWERLEQLSRARLDGAGVDELIVRYRAASADLAELKTSVGESPQGAYLSTILVRARLRLTGASDSILTQTARFFSSQLPAALYRLRWTTLIIAVSFIAVVVGTAAWISSDPALIATLGPPDMLQQYADESFTGYYTDNPAAVFMGMVWTNNAWIALQCVLFGITGLWPIQVLVQNAMGLGVSGAVMVAHDKVDVMILYILPHGLLEMTSIFVAAAAGLHLFWSWVAPGHRSRGESLAAEGRALATVAIGLVFSLFASGLIEGFITGWALPWPLKIGIGAAALGAFLIYMVVIGGRAHRRGETGDLIEYEAGTPRLLAG, from the coding sequence GTGGATGCCGATGCGCTGACAGATGCACGCCGCGCCGAGTGGGAGCGGCTGGAGCAACTGAGCCGCGCGCGCCTCGACGGAGCCGGCGTCGATGAGCTGATCGTGCGCTACCGCGCGGCATCCGCTGATCTCGCCGAGCTCAAGACCTCGGTGGGAGAGTCGCCGCAGGGCGCGTACCTGTCGACGATCCTGGTGCGGGCGCGTCTGCGCCTCACCGGCGCCTCCGACAGCATCCTCACCCAGACCGCCCGCTTCTTCTCGTCGCAGCTGCCGGCGGCGCTGTACCGGCTGCGCTGGACCACTCTGATCATCGCGGTGTCCTTCATCGCCGTCGTCGTCGGCACGGCCGCCTGGATATCCTCCGACCCCGCCCTCATCGCGACCCTCGGGCCGCCCGACATGCTCCAGCAGTACGCCGACGAGAGCTTCACCGGCTACTACACCGATAACCCGGCCGCCGTGTTCATGGGGATGGTCTGGACGAACAACGCCTGGATCGCCCTGCAGTGCGTGCTGTTCGGGATCACCGGGCTGTGGCCGATCCAGGTGCTCGTGCAGAACGCGATGGGCCTCGGGGTCTCGGGAGCCGTCATGGTCGCCCACGACAAGGTCGACGTGATGATCCTCTACATCCTCCCGCACGGGCTCCTCGAGATGACGTCGATCTTCGTCGCAGCGGCTGCAGGACTGCATCTGTTCTGGTCCTGGGTCGCGCCGGGGCACCGTTCCCGGGGCGAGTCGCTGGCTGCAGAAGGACGCGCACTGGCGACGGTCGCGATCGGGTTGGTGTTCTCGTTGTTCGCATCCGGACTGATCGAGGGTTTCATCACAGGGTGGGCCCTGCCCTGGCCGCTCAAGATCGGCATCGGGGCCGCGGCGCTCGGTGCCTTCCTGATCTACATGGTCGTCATCGGAGGTCGTGCGCACCGCCGCGGCGAGACGGGCGACCTCATCGAGTACGAGGCGGGGACGCCCCGACTGCTCGCGGGCTGA